The Mercurialis annua linkage group LG2, ddMerAnnu1.2, whole genome shotgun sequence genome contains a region encoding:
- the LOC126666677 gene encoding phosphoribosylglycinamide formyltransferase, chloroplastic, which yields MEAATNVLQFSSAILSIQTKKLSPFPSSSASIQLQNCRRLHIIKSPKPLQCINSKHTSPNTIVLENQQYNNGPVIIRKKLAVFVSGGGSNFKSIHQGCLQGLVFGDAVVVVTDKQGCGGAEYARDNEIPVILFPKPKDEPHGLSPSDLVTALRELEVDFILLAGYLKLIPVDLIRAFPRCIFNIHPSLLPAFGGKGYYGMKVHKAVIASGARYSGPTIHFVDEHYDTGRILAQRVVPVLANDTAEELAARVLKEEHRLYVEVTMALCEERIVWREDGVPLIQNRENPEEYS from the exons atgGAAGCCGCTACTAACGTTTTGCAATTCTCGTCTGCGATTCTATCAatccaaacaaaaaaattatctcCGTTCCCCTCTTCTTCTGCTTCGATTCAATTGCAAAACTGCCGCCGCCTCCATATAATAAAATCCCCAAAGCCATTACAATGTATAAATAGCAAACATACTTCACCCAACACTATAGTTCTTGAAAATCAACAATACAACAACGGCCCAGTTATTATAAGAAAAAAACTGGCTGTTTTTGTGTCCGGTGGCGGCTCTAATTTTAAGTCTATTCATCAAGGTTGTCTTCAAGGTTTAGTCTTTGGTGACGCTGTTGTTGTTGTCACTGATAAGCAAG GTTGTGGAGGTGCAGAGTATGCGAGAGATAATGAAATTCCTGTTATTTTGTTTCCTAAACCTAAAGATGAACCTCATGGATTATCCCCAAGTGACCTTGTTACTGCTCTTAG AGAGTTGGAAGTTGACTTTATTCTCCTAGCTGGATATCTCAAGCTTATTCCAGTTGACTTGATTCGAGCTTTTCCAAGATGCATATTCAATATCCATCCATCGCTGCTTCCGGCCTTTGGAGGCAAAGGCTACTATGGCATGAAGGTGCATAAAGCTGTCATTGCTTCTGGCGCTAG ATACTCGGGGCCAACTATCCATTTTGTTGACGAGCATTATGACACCGGACGCATCCTTGCTCAAAGAGTTGTTCCCGTGCTTGCAAACGACACTGCTGAAGAATTAGCTGCAAGGGTTCTAAAGGAG GAGCATCGATTATATGTTGAGGTGACTATGGCATTATGCGAAGAGCGTATAGTTTGGAGGGAAGATGGTGTCCCTCTCATTCAAAATAGGGAAAACCCCGAAGAATACAGCTAG
- the LOC126667994 gene encoding putative pentatricopeptide repeat-containing protein At5g37570 isoform X1, translating into MSDPSIRTLIYSCKTIAHLHQLHARIIRQGLEQDHFIISNFLNISTSITYSTSVFNSVNSPSTILYNVIFKFYAHKCRFEEAMSLYVRMKKSEYASPDKYTYPQLIRLCSNDRRLKEGEGFHGSVIRIGLGDDLYVGSSLVDFYGKCKEILSARKVFDEMPQRNVVSWTAMVVGYLNVGDIGNGMRVFDQMPERNVMSWNGVICGLVKAGDLRNASKVFDEMGERNVGSFTVMIDGYAKAGDMISARELFEKAPEVDIVAWSALISGYTQNGQPDEAVKMFLEMELKNVMPDEYVMVSLMSACSQLGSLDLAKRVDCYLSRSSIDIEQSHVIAALIDMNVKCGNIDRAKTLFEQMHSRDLVTYCSMIHGLSIHGCSKEAVGLFNRMLNEKVIPDEAAFTVILTACSRGGLVEEGVHYFETMKDKYVMSPSPDHYACMVDLFSRSGQLRAAYELLKSMPVEPNASAWGALLGACKLDGEVELGKAVSKQLFELEPESSGPYVLLSNIYAAADQWLNVSVVRDAMKEKRVKKIEGRSWI; encoded by the coding sequence ATGTCAGACCCTTCAATCCGTACTCTTATCTACTCATGCAAAACCATCGCTCACCTTCACCAGCTTCACGCTCGCATAATCCGACAAGGTCTCGAGCAAGATCACTTTATTATCTCTAATTTTCTCAACATTTCTACTTCTATAACTTATTCTACTTCAGTTTTTAACAGTGTAAATTCTCCCTCTACTATTCTTTATAATGTAATCTTCAAATTCTATGCTCATAAGTGTCGTTTTGAGGAGGCAATGTCGTTGTATGTTCGCATGAAGAAGAGTGAATACGCGTCGCCTGATAAGTATACTTATCCTCAACTTATTAGGTTGTGTTCGAATGATCGTAGGTTGAAGGAAGGTGAGGGTTTTCATGGGTCGGTGATAAGGATTGGGTTGGGTGATGATTTGTATGTTGGGTCTAGCTTGGTCGATTTTTATGGTAAATGTAAGGAAATATTGTCTGCACGTAAGGTGTTTGATGAAATGCCTCAACGAAATGTCGTTTCTTGGACTGCGATGGTGGTTGGGTATTTGAATGTTGGGGATATAGGTAATGGGATGAGAGTGTTTGATCAAATGCCTGAGAGGAATGTGATGTCTTGGAATGGTGTCATTTGTGGGTTGGTTAAAGCTGGGGATTTGAGAAATGCTAGTAAGGTGTTTGATGAAATGGGTGAGAGAAATGTTGGTTCCTTTACCGTTATGATTGACGGGTATGCTAAGGCTGGGGATATGATATCTGCTAGGGAGTTGTTTGAGAAAGCTCCTGAGGTTGATATTGTTGCATGGTCAGCGTTGATTTCGGGTTATACTCAGAATGGGCAGCCTGATGAGGCTGTTAAGATGTTTCTTGAGATGGAGTTGAAGAATGTTATGCCTGATGAGTATGTAATGGTAAGCTTAATGTCAGCTTGCTCTCAGTTGGGTAGCTTGGATTTAGCTAAAAGGGTTGATTGTTATTTAAGTCGAAGCTCAATTGATATTGAGCAAAGTCATGTTATTGCTGCTCTGATTGACATGAATGTTAAGTGTGGGAATATAGATAGAGCTAAAACATTGTTTGAGCAGATGCATAGTCGGGACTTAGTTACATATTGCTCTATGATACATGGATTGTCCATTCATGGTTGCTCTAAGGAGGCTGTTGGATTATTTAATAGGATGCTAAATGAGAAGGTAATTCCAGATGAGGCAGCATTTACTGTTATTTTGACAGCGTGTAGTCGTGGGGGTCTTGTCGAGGAGGGCGTTCACTATTTTGAAACCATGAAAGATAAGTATGTTATGAGTCCTTCTCCTGATCATTATGCGTGTATGGTTGATCTTTTTAGTCGGTCAGGACAGCTTAGAGCAGCTTATGAGCTTCTAAAGTCAATGCCCGTGGAGCCTAATGCAAGTGCTTGGGGTGCACTTCTTGGGGCTTGTAAGCTGGATGGCGAGGTTGAGTTGGGGAAGGCTGTTTCCAAGCAGTTATTTGAGCTTGAACCAGAAAGTTCCGGTCCTTATGTACTCTTGTCCAATATCTATGCTGCAGCTGATCAATGGCTAAATGTTTCTGTTGTTAGGGACGCAATGAAGGAGAAAAGAGTTAAGAAAATAGAAGGCCGCAGCTGGATATAG
- the LOC126667994 gene encoding putative pentatricopeptide repeat-containing protein At5g37570 isoform X2, which translates to MSDPSIRTLIYSCKTIAHLHQLHARIIRQGLEQDHFIISNFLNISTSITYSTSVFNSVNSPSTILYNVIFKFYAHKCRFEEAMSLYVRMKKSEYASPDKYTYPQLIRLCSNDRRLKEGEGFHGSVIRIGLGDDLYVGSSLVDFYGKCKEILSARKVFDEMPQRNVVSWTAMVVGYLNVGDIGNGMRVFDQMPERNVMSWNGVICGLVKAGDLRNASKVFDEMGERNVGSFTVMIDGYAKAGDMISARELFEKAPEVDIVAWSALISGYTQNGQPDEAVKMFLEMELKNVMPDEYVMVSLMSACSQLGSLDLAKRVDCYLSRSSIDIEQSHVIAALIDMNVKCGNIDRAKTLFEQMHSRDLVTYCSMIHGLSIHGCSKEAVGLFNRMLNEKVIPDEAAFTVILTACSRGGLVEEGVHYFETMKDKDAMKEKRVKKIEGRSWI; encoded by the exons ATGTCAGACCCTTCAATCCGTACTCTTATCTACTCATGCAAAACCATCGCTCACCTTCACCAGCTTCACGCTCGCATAATCCGACAAGGTCTCGAGCAAGATCACTTTATTATCTCTAATTTTCTCAACATTTCTACTTCTATAACTTATTCTACTTCAGTTTTTAACAGTGTAAATTCTCCCTCTACTATTCTTTATAATGTAATCTTCAAATTCTATGCTCATAAGTGTCGTTTTGAGGAGGCAATGTCGTTGTATGTTCGCATGAAGAAGAGTGAATACGCGTCGCCTGATAAGTATACTTATCCTCAACTTATTAGGTTGTGTTCGAATGATCGTAGGTTGAAGGAAGGTGAGGGTTTTCATGGGTCGGTGATAAGGATTGGGTTGGGTGATGATTTGTATGTTGGGTCTAGCTTGGTCGATTTTTATGGTAAATGTAAGGAAATATTGTCTGCACGTAAGGTGTTTGATGAAATGCCTCAACGAAATGTCGTTTCTTGGACTGCGATGGTGGTTGGGTATTTGAATGTTGGGGATATAGGTAATGGGATGAGAGTGTTTGATCAAATGCCTGAGAGGAATGTGATGTCTTGGAATGGTGTCATTTGTGGGTTGGTTAAAGCTGGGGATTTGAGAAATGCTAGTAAGGTGTTTGATGAAATGGGTGAGAGAAATGTTGGTTCCTTTACCGTTATGATTGACGGGTATGCTAAGGCTGGGGATATGATATCTGCTAGGGAGTTGTTTGAGAAAGCTCCTGAGGTTGATATTGTTGCATGGTCAGCGTTGATTTCGGGTTATACTCAGAATGGGCAGCCTGATGAGGCTGTTAAGATGTTTCTTGAGATGGAGTTGAAGAATGTTATGCCTGATGAGTATGTAATGGTAAGCTTAATGTCAGCTTGCTCTCAGTTGGGTAGCTTGGATTTAGCTAAAAGGGTTGATTGTTATTTAAGTCGAAGCTCAATTGATATTGAGCAAAGTCATGTTATTGCTGCTCTGATTGACATGAATGTTAAGTGTGGGAATATAGATAGAGCTAAAACATTGTTTGAGCAGATGCATAGTCGGGACTTAGTTACATATTGCTCTATGATACATGGATTGTCCATTCATGGTTGCTCTAAGGAGGCTGTTGGATTATTTAATAGGATGCTAAATGAGAAGGTAATTCCAGATGAGGCAGCATTTACTGTTATTTTGACAGCGTGTAGTCGTGGGGGTCTTGTCGAGGAGGGCGTTCACTATTTTGAAACCATGAAAGATAA GGACGCAATGAAGGAGAAAAGAGTTAAGAAAATAGAAGGCCGCAGCTGGATATAG
- the LOC126667995 gene encoding B3 domain-containing transcription factor VRN1-like — MAAQMGSDKAPFSGFFKVIFQRALQDKKLMISTKFVGAHSNLFMDHVNLIVPNGQSWEIGLAKFDDKIYFDRNWQEFTQHFSIQKEYFLTFRLKQISTLKVRIFHPSGCEIRYPFRATTSAHKTNLEEGECSNGKAMQEWRTFTTEMPCFKILMQPYHFKYKIVHLPTEFGTILKRAPEQINLQNSKGQKWRVRLGKQVAERKYDRFRLGNGWGEFVEDNHMKIGDVCAIEIIDDNLWKVTIFRD, encoded by the exons ATGGCTGCCCAAATGGGATCTGATAAAGCTCCATTTTCAGGTTTCTTCAAAGTAATTTTTCAGAGAGCTCTACAAGACAAGAAACTG ATGATTTCGACCAAGTTTGTGGGGGCGCATAGTAATCTGTTTATGGATCATGTCAATCTCATTGTTCCGAATGGCCAGTCATGGGAAATAGGATTGGCGAAATTCGATGACAAGATATACTTCGACAGGAATTGGCAGGAATTCACGCAACATTTCTCAATTCAGAAAGAATACTTTCTAACATTCAGACTCAAACAAATTTCTACTCTCAAAGTGCGCATATTTCATCCTTCTGGTTGCGAAATCCGCTATCCCTTCAGGGCAACTACTTCAGCACATAAAACCAATCTTGAGGAAGGTGAATGCAGTAACGGAAAAGCGATGCAAGAATGGAGAACCTTCACGACAGAAATGCCTTGTTTCAAAATCCTGATGCAACCGTACCATTTCAAGTACAAAATCGTT CATTTGCCAACTGAATTTGGCACAATTCTGAAGAGAGCACCTGAGCAAATCAACCTTCAAAATTCTAAGGGACAAAAATGGAGGGTTAGGCTGGGCAAACAAGTTGCTGAACGGAAATATGATCGATTCAGATTAGGGAACGGATGGGGAGAATTCGTAGAGGACAATCATATGAAGATCGGAGATGTTTGTGCTATTGAGATTATCGACGATAATCTCTGGAAAGTTACTATCTTCCGTGATTGA
- the LOC126669777 gene encoding 40S ribosomal protein S8-1, whose protein sequence is MGISRDSMHKRRATGGKKKAWRKKRKYELGRQPANTKLSSNKTVRRVRVRGGNVKWRALRLDTGNYSWGSEAVTRKTRILDVMYNASNNELVRTQTLVKSAIVQVDAAPFKQWYLQHYGVDIGRKKKTAAPAKKEGEEGEAAAAATTEEVKKSNHVLRKLEKRQEGRKLDAHIEEQFSGGRLLACISSRPGQCGRADGYILEGKELEFYMKKIQKKKGKGAA, encoded by the exons ATGG GTATCTCACGTGATTCTATGCACAAGAGGAGGGCCACTGGTGGCAAGAAGAAGGCCTGGAGGAAGAAGAGAAA GTATGAGCTCGGAAGGCAGCCAGCAAACACAAAGCTGTCTAGCAACAAGACAGTTAGGAGAGTTAGGGTTAGAGGTGGAAATGTGAAATGGCGTGCGTTGAGGCTGGATACTGGAAACTACTCATGGGGAAGTGAAGCTGTTACCCGAAAGACGAGAATTCTTGATGTGATGTACAATGCATCAAATAATGAGCTTGTTCGTACTCAAACTTTGGTGAAGAGTGCTATTGTACAGGTTGATGCTGCACCTTTCAAGCAGTGGTATCTTCAACACTATGGAGTTGACATTGGTCGCAAGAAGAAAACTGCTGCTCCTGCCAAGAAGGAAGGAGAG GAAGGTGAAGCTGCTGCCGCTGCAACAACTGAGGAAGTGAAGAAGAGCAACCATGTCTTGAGAAAGCTGGAGAAGAGACAAGAGGGTCGCAAGCTTGACGCACATATTGAAGAACAATTTAGCGGTGGCCGTCTATTAGCCTGTATCTCATCACGCCCCGGCCAGTGTGGCCGTGCTGATGG GTACATTTTGGAAGGCAAAGAGCTCGAGTTCTACATGAAGAAGATTCAGAAGAAGAAGGGCAAAGGAGCTGCCTAA